One genomic segment of Paenibacillus xylanexedens includes these proteins:
- the trxB gene encoding thioredoxin-disulfide reductase — MSKYRTIVIGTGPAGLTAAIYLARANLKPLVIEGLQPGGQLTTTTEVENFPGFPQGIMGPELMDNMRKQAERFGAEFKNGWVEEVDFSKPPFKVKVGGIGELEAESIIISTGASARYLGIPGEQENVGRGVSTCATCDGFFFRGKKIVVVGGGDSAMEEASFLTRFATDVTLVHRRDELRASKIMQDRARSNEKVKWALNRTPLEVVPEALGVKGLKVRNNETGQEELLEADGVFVAIGHTPNTGFLGNAIALDEHGYVVVKPGTTETNIPGVFACGDVQDTKYRQAITAAGSGCMAAMDCEKFLEGSIVHDWSETLDK; from the coding sequence ATGTCTAAATACAGAACGATTGTGATCGGAACGGGACCTGCGGGTCTGACAGCAGCGATATATCTGGCTCGTGCTAATCTGAAACCACTGGTTATCGAAGGTCTTCAGCCGGGTGGTCAATTGACGACGACAACGGAAGTTGAGAATTTCCCCGGTTTCCCGCAAGGTATCATGGGTCCGGAACTGATGGACAACATGCGTAAGCAAGCTGAACGTTTTGGAGCGGAATTCAAAAACGGTTGGGTGGAAGAGGTTGATTTCAGCAAACCGCCCTTCAAGGTCAAAGTTGGAGGAATCGGTGAACTGGAAGCTGAATCGATCATTATCTCCACAGGTGCTTCCGCTCGTTATCTCGGTATTCCGGGCGAGCAGGAAAATGTGGGACGTGGTGTAAGTACATGCGCGACATGTGACGGCTTCTTCTTCCGAGGCAAAAAAATCGTGGTCGTGGGCGGTGGAGACTCCGCGATGGAGGAAGCGAGTTTCCTGACTCGTTTTGCAACAGACGTGACATTGGTTCACCGCCGGGATGAATTACGTGCATCCAAGATTATGCAGGATCGGGCTCGCAGCAATGAAAAGGTGAAGTGGGCGCTGAACCGTACTCCACTCGAGGTCGTACCAGAAGCTTTGGGTGTCAAAGGGCTGAAAGTGCGCAACAACGAGACGGGGCAGGAAGAGTTGCTTGAAGCAGATGGCGTATTCGTTGCCATTGGTCACACACCGAATACTGGATTCCTGGGTAATGCGATTGCACTGGACGAACATGGCTATGTTGTCGTTAAACCCGGAACAACGGAGACCAATATTCCAGGTGTATTTGCCTGTGGTGATGTTCAGGATACGAAGTATCGTCAAGCCATTACGGCAGCTGGATCAGGATGTATGGCCGCGATGGATTGTGAGAAGTTCCTTGAAGGAAGCATTGTCCATGATTGGAGCGAGACGTTGGATAAATAA
- a CDS encoding ROK family glucokinase yields the protein MSEKIYVGVDLGGTAIKVGICDEQGQLMHTYEGPTEVDKGVDTVIANIEKYVRHIVAESPYSWEQLEGVGAGVAGFTNVREGIIVHAPNIGFRNVAIRSILEERLGKPIKIDNDANVAALGEVWAGAGKGVDNCVCYTLGTGVGGGLILNGNIYQGFSGMAGELGHISVVPDLEAIKCGCGKMGCVETVSSATGIIRMAKDAVERGDHTSLALVDKIAAKEVFDAAKAGDEVAQRIVNRAAFYLGKSMATVAAVINPEMFIIGGGVSKAGNFLFDEIRTVFAKLTPEPLQDGVQILEATLGNNAGIVGAAGLLLRS from the coding sequence ATGTCTGAGAAAATCTACGTTGGGGTCGATCTCGGCGGAACAGCAATCAAGGTCGGTATATGCGATGAACAAGGTCAGCTAATGCATACGTATGAAGGACCGACTGAAGTGGATAAGGGCGTAGACACGGTCATCGCCAACATCGAGAAGTATGTCCGACATATCGTAGCCGAATCACCTTACAGCTGGGAACAGCTTGAGGGTGTAGGTGCTGGAGTGGCCGGTTTCACGAATGTACGCGAGGGAATTATCGTTCATGCCCCTAACATCGGATTTCGGAATGTGGCCATTCGTTCGATTCTGGAAGAACGTCTGGGCAAGCCAATCAAAATAGATAACGATGCAAACGTGGCTGCACTGGGTGAAGTATGGGCAGGTGCCGGCAAAGGCGTAGACAACTGCGTATGTTATACACTCGGTACGGGTGTTGGCGGAGGCTTGATCTTGAATGGCAACATCTATCAGGGTTTCTCCGGTATGGCGGGAGAACTGGGTCATATCAGTGTTGTACCTGATCTGGAAGCCATCAAGTGTGGTTGTGGTAAAATGGGATGTGTAGAAACAGTATCTTCTGCAACAGGAATTATCCGTATGGCGAAGGATGCCGTAGAGCGCGGTGATCATACGTCACTGGCACTCGTCGACAAGATTGCAGCCAAAGAAGTATTTGATGCTGCCAAGGCAGGCGATGAAGTGGCGCAGCGCATTGTGAATCGTGCGGCCTTTTACCTGGGCAAGTCCATGGCTACTGTAGCAGCTGTCATTAACCCGGAGATGTTCATCATCGGTGGTGGCGTATCCAAAGCGGGCAATTTCTTGTTTGATGAAATCCGTACTGTGTTTGCTAAGCTGACGCCAGAACCGTTGCAAGATGGGGTTCAGATTCTGGAAGCTACACTTGGTAATAATGCAGGTATTGTGGGTGCAGCAGGTCTTCTCTTGCGTTCCTAG
- a CDS encoding AI-2E family transporter, which yields MILLLFLVTYVMNRLQHFITGGLNRLFPINYKVVVILLYMIVIAVIVLGISRYSPRIVDQVVQLTNEIMKFLDSADGDNFASKIAGYLQSFDIKNYTNDALKYIFALSKWLEFILLVIILSLFFLLQKQEISKFTSKFKTSKIGWFYNEVAYLGDKFVSSFGKVIEAQLLIAVFNTVLTILGLWILGFPYLFALTILVFMLSLVPVAGVIISLVPLCLIGYQMGGLKLSIIVIIMIIVIHALETYFLNPKLMAHKTKLPMFYTFIVLILSQHFLGIWGLIIGIPIFVFLLDILDVNKMEKTEEPVRVETKL from the coding sequence ATGATTCTGCTGTTGTTCCTGGTGACGTATGTCATGAACAGGTTACAGCATTTCATTACAGGTGGTTTGAATCGGTTGTTTCCAATCAACTATAAAGTTGTGGTCATCCTGCTCTATATGATTGTGATCGCAGTCATTGTGCTTGGCATTTCCAGATATTCACCACGGATCGTGGATCAGGTCGTCCAGTTGACGAACGAGATTATGAAATTTCTGGATAGTGCAGACGGTGATAATTTTGCATCCAAAATTGCGGGTTATCTTCAATCCTTCGATATTAAAAATTACACCAATGATGCATTGAAATATATTTTCGCTTTGAGCAAATGGCTGGAGTTTATTCTGCTCGTCATCATTCTGAGTCTGTTCTTCTTGTTGCAGAAGCAGGAGATATCCAAGTTCACGTCCAAGTTCAAAACAAGTAAAATTGGATGGTTCTACAATGAAGTTGCTTATCTGGGAGACAAGTTCGTATCTTCTTTTGGTAAAGTCATTGAGGCACAGCTTCTTATTGCGGTGTTTAATACGGTGCTGACGATACTGGGCTTATGGATTCTGGGTTTCCCGTATCTGTTCGCTCTGACCATTCTGGTGTTCATGCTTAGTCTGGTTCCCGTTGCGGGGGTTATCATCTCACTTGTACCGCTCTGTCTGATTGGGTATCAGATGGGTGGACTGAAATTAAGCATTATTGTGATCATCATGATTATTGTTATTCATGCTTTGGAGACGTACTTCCTGAATCCAAAACTGATGGCACACAAGACCAAATTGCCAATGTTCTACACCTTTATCGTACTAATTCTGTCGCAACACTTCCTGGGGATCTGGGGACTGATCATTGGTATTCCGATCTTTGTCTTCCTGCTCGATATTCTGGATGTGAACAAGATGGAGAAGACGGAAGAGCCGGTACGTGTGGAAACGAAGTTATAA
- the rapZ gene encoding RNase adapter RapZ — MLEGEGSPGTGATLIIITGMSGAGKTIAVQSLEDLGFFCVDNLPPVLIPKFAELIEQSNGKIGKVALVIDLRGREFFTALSESLNYIKDHFTIHCEILFLDATDSVLVQRYKESRRRHPLAPEGMPLDGIRLERKMLEELKNSATQVLNTSTMKPAQLKERIISRFSHLESQMLSVNITSFGFKYGIPIDADLVFDVRFLPNPHYIDHLRPNTGQNSDVYEYVMKWPETQAFLTKLLDMLHFLIPQYRKEGKSQVIIGIGCTGGKHRSVAISEYLGKMLGSSETEAVTVSHRDADRDRH, encoded by the coding sequence ATGCTTGAAGGTGAAGGCTCACCAGGCACAGGCGCCACGCTCATTATCATTACGGGCATGTCCGGAGCAGGTAAAACCATTGCAGTACAAAGCCTGGAGGATCTGGGTTTCTTCTGTGTGGATAATCTGCCGCCGGTATTGATTCCGAAATTTGCGGAACTAATTGAACAGTCAAATGGCAAGATTGGTAAGGTTGCATTGGTTATCGATCTGCGCGGGCGTGAATTCTTTACGGCTCTGTCCGAGTCTTTGAACTATATTAAAGATCATTTTACCATTCATTGCGAAATTTTATTCCTGGATGCTACAGATTCTGTACTTGTTCAGCGTTACAAAGAAAGCAGGCGCAGACATCCACTGGCTCCTGAGGGCATGCCGCTGGACGGCATCCGACTGGAACGCAAGATGTTGGAGGAACTCAAAAACTCTGCGACTCAGGTACTGAATACAAGTACGATGAAGCCTGCTCAACTGAAAGAACGCATCATATCCCGCTTTTCTCATCTCGAGAGCCAAATGCTGTCGGTGAATATTACGTCGTTTGGATTCAAGTATGGCATTCCGATTGATGCTGATCTGGTGTTTGATGTACGTTTTTTACCGAATCCGCATTATATTGATCATTTGCGACCGAATACGGGACAGAATAGTGATGTGTACGAATATGTTATGAAGTGGCCAGAGACACAGGCATTTCTGACCAAGCTGCTGGATATGCTGCATTTCCTGATTCCGCAATACCGGAAGGAAGGCAAAAGCCAGGTTATTATTGGAATCGGCTGTACCGGAGGCAAGCATCGTTCGGTAGCAATATCGGAATATTTGGGCAAGATGTTGGGAAGCAGCGAGACAGAAGCTGTTACCGTGAGCCATCGCGACGCTGACCGGGACCGTCATTGA